TGTTTGCTGAGTTCAGGACAACTGGCCTGCCCAAGGTGTGCATGAAAAGTAGGCAGAAAGTCCCCTTTAAAATTCAAGCCTGAGTTTTTGTGTGAGGGCCTCCTGCCCCCTAGTGTCCTCTGGGGATACTGCAGTACAGTCCATCCAAACACCTAGTGATTTTGCCACCTGATAGTCCTTGTGCCAAGCTGGAGGAGAGCTAGCATCCTTAGACCCCTGGCACAATGTGGCCACCAAGGATCAAGTatcctgggggctggggccagCATTCTCTGCCTCCTTGCCCCCTaccagaagggaaagggaaggcagAACATTGGGATCTTTACTCAGAAGCTCCCAGGAGTCATACATTGAAGGCACCAaggcttacatttttaaaaagcaagcattaGCCTGCTGTGGACATCAGCCCCCATAGTACCTGTGGGTATGAGCCATAGCCAAAACCGACCAAAGGCGCTCTCGGTGCTACTCAGGAGGCCCAGATCAGGCCACTGGGAGCAGGGTAACACCATTCCACACCCAGCCCTGCATGCAGCATCCAGCCATCATCTTTGGGATGAACAGACACAGCAACAAGTGGGAGATGGAGCTGGGGCTTGCGCTTCTCTAGGTGCCTTCTCAGAGTTCTGACAAGCCCAGAAGAAGCCACCTGGTTGAGGGTACTGGTTCTCTGGACGCCACGAGAGACATGTTAGACATCAGTCAGCTCTTACCTCCTGGCTCCCTCACCTACAAACACACCCACTCTTTGGGGGCCTGTAGCACAGTGCGAGGCGGGTCACCAACAGGCATCAAACTGGTGTATTCATCAGGGGCTAACTGCAGAAGGGAAAGAGATTTAGGGGAGGGAGCTCCAGACTCAGCCAGGTTCCCAAGCCCTCCAGCCACACCTCACCTGATAGGCCTGGAAGATGCTGAGCAGATCCTTCATACCAGCTGTATATGGGACACCCTGCATACGGaccagggctcctggctgggacaACACTGAGGTGGAAGCAGAGGCCAGGGCAGCAGGGGGTGTGGTGAGGTAGCCCACAGTGGTGGGGGAGACTGGGGGACTAGGACGGGAGAGGCAGGGATTTAGAAGTGCTGTCCCACCTATGGCCTAGACCAAgacctgcctccctcttcccccgTCTCTGCCTTATACTTAGTTCAGTCCTCCTCCCTAAAACCTGTCTCCAGAGTCCTCTCTACTCTAATTTGTACATGGTATCCTCCAGACCTTACCTGTCACTCCCTCATCCATCTCAGATGAAGTCCCAGCTCTAACAGACCTTGGATTATCTGGTCCAGGAAGGGGATCATGACCCTCCCTCACAACAGAATGGGGGCAAGACTATGGCGTTTCTTAGCGGCTGGTACCTGGGGTAGTAAGCTGTGTAGTTCATGTAGAGTTGAGTGGCTGGCCCTGGGTAGTAGGCAACAGGGGTAGGGGCAGCAGGCACCCTGGCAGCCGGGAGCAGTGCTGAAGAGGGATACAGGGCTGCCGTCTCAGCGGGAATGAGCGTTGGGGTGGCCTGGAAGGTGGCGTAGGTGGGTGGTGAGAGGCCTGGAGGCAGAAGTAGAGAGTGCAtctgcagggagcccagcactgcCCTGGGTGAGGCAGCCAGAAGAGAGTCCCCATTGTAGAAAGTGAGGGTTAGAACAGCTTGGCCCCCACATGCCTCGTTTCCCAGCCCCTGGGACACTCACAGGGCAGCTTGCAGGGTGGAGGGGACATGCCACTGCGGCCCAAGGTGCCCCCCATTAGCACACGGCTCATCTCCTCTGTGGAGCAGGGGACCACTTCCACATAGCGTTCCTTCATCACTTTCTTATGGCAACGCTGAGCAGCAGCTAGGGCCCGCTCTGCCGATGTCATCTGGATGAAAGCGTCGCCCGATGGCCGGCCCTGTGCACACAGTGGTCTTATAAACAACCTGGCACGTGCAAGAGTGCCTCCCTCCCAACCTCACAGCCCTCTCTGTGTAGGTCTCCCCACTGGCAGCAGCCTCACCTGCTGGTTGAGCACCATGTGCACACCGTGGGGCCGGATGTCAGCAGCTGCCTCCCCCAGGAAGCTCAGGATGTCTTCGATGGTGGCTGTGTAGGGCAGGCCTCGCAGGCGAACGCAATCTCTCCCGGTCCCGGCTGCCAgtgggaaggggatggggagcaGTGGAGTGGTGAGCGTGGGAAGGAGCGGGCTGGATGCGTAGCGGTTCAGGACCTGGCAAGGAAGGCAGCAACAGGCCGGTCATGCCAAGCAGGGCAGGGGTACGGGGATGGAAGGGGGACCCTGGAGGAGAAGCACGTGGTGGGTAGGGGGAGCCCTGGGTGCTCACCTGCTGCACCTCAGCTGCAGTGCTCCGGAAGAGTTCAATGTATCGCTTACCCAGTATGCCCTTGTGCCTGCGCAGCGCAGCCTGTGCCAGCTCCTCACAGGCAAAGAGGGCAAAGGCATCACCAGTGGGACGGCCGTCAGGGTGGCGCACAAAGAGCAGCCCATCAGCACCCCCTGTCACCGGGCACTCGGGCCCCAGAAAGCCTAACACGTCCGCTGGCCCAGCAGAGAAGGGCAGTCCCCGCAGCCGCAGTATCACTTGGTCTTCCCGTGACAGGAAACGAGCCACCTCTAGTGACGTGCCTTGGTGAGAGGCATGGGAGTCACCTACTGACCCCATTTGTGCCGTTCCAAATACCCACCTACACTTGGCACGCAGGGGAGCAGAAAGGCAGGGGGCGGTGGGCAAGTGGGACACAGATCAAGAACCAGGGGAGCTACGTGCTGTCGGGAGCACACTCACCCCCTGCGATCTTGACAAACTCCTCTCCTGTTGCTTTATATACCTGTGGGGACAGCGGGAACAGCCCATGGGTCTCCAGCCTGGCAGGCCTCAGCTCTGCCCTGCTTCACTCCCAGCCCAAAGCCCCACCTCGATATAGCGAACGCCCATGTGGTGCTTGTGTCTCTGCAGCGCTAGGTCCCGCTGCTCGCTGTCCACAAAGCGGATGAGGGCCTCGCCATTTCTGCGGCCCTGGGCGTTGAGGCAGAGTGCTACGCCACC
This genomic window from Ursus arctos isolate Adak ecotype North America unplaced genomic scaffold, UrsArc2.0 scaffold_19, whole genome shotgun sequence contains:
- the ESRP2 gene encoding epithelial splicing regulatory protein 2 isoform X3, with protein sequence MTPPPPQPPPPGPNPTTDCAADPRPGPGPLVVLFGATAGALGPDLGSDETDLILLVWQVVEPRSRQVGTLHKSLVRAEAAALSPQCREASGLSADSLARAEPLDKVLQQFSQLVSGDVALLGGGPYMLCTDGQQLLRQVLHPEASRKNLVLPDTFFSFYDLRREFHVQHPSACPARELTVATMAQDLGLETDATEDDFGVWEVKTMVAVILHLLEGSSGQLFSKAEVVKQKYETGPCSKADVVDSETVVRARGLPWQSSDQDVARFFKGLNIARGGVALCLNAQGRRNGEALIRFVDSEQRDLALQRHKHHMGVRYIEVYKATGEEFVKIAGGTSLEVARFLSREDQVILRLRGLPFSAGPADVLGFLGPECPVTGGADGLLFVRHPDGRPTGDAFALFACEELAQAALRRHKGILGKRYIELFRSTAAEVQQVLNRYASSPLLPTLTTPLLPIPFPLAAGTGRDCVRLRGLPYTATIEDILSFLGEAAADIRPHGVHMVLNQQGRPSGDAFIQMTSAERALAAAQRCHKKVMKERYVEVVPCSTEEMSRVLMGGTLGRSGMSPPPCKLPCLSPPTYATFQATPTLIPAETAALYPSSALLPAARVPAAPTPVAYYPGPATQLYMNYTAYYPSVVPARSPGPYAGCPIYSWYEGSAQHLPGLSVSP
- the ESRP2 gene encoding epithelial splicing regulatory protein 2 isoform X5, with protein sequence MTPPPPQPPPPGPNPTTDCAADPRPGPGPLVVLFGATAGALGPDLGSDETDLILLVWQVVEPRSRQVGTLHKSLVRAEAAALSPQCREASGLSADSLARAEPLDKVLQQFSQLVSGDVALLGGGPYMLCTDGQQLLRQVLHPEASRKNLVLPDTFFSFYDLRREFHVQHPSACPARELTVATMAQDLGLETDATEDDFGVWEVKTMVAVILHLLEGSSGQLFSKAEVVKQKYETGPCSKADVVDSETVVRARGLPWQSSDQDVARFFKGLNIARGGVALCLNAQGRRNGEALIRFVDSEQRDLALQRHKHHMGVRYIEVYKATGEEFVKIAGGTSLEVARFLSREDQVILRLRGLPFSAGPADVLGFLGPECPVTGGADGLLFVRHPDGRPTGDAFALFACEELAQAALRRHKGILGKRYIELFRSTAAEVQQVLNRYASSPLLPTLTTPLLPIPFPLAAGTGRDCVRLRGLPYTATIEDILSFLGEAAADIRPHGVHMVLNQQGRPSGDAFIQMTSAERALAAAQRCHKKVMKERYVEVVPCSTEEMSRVLMGGTLGRSGMSPPPCKLPCHPNAHSR
- the ESRP2 gene encoding epithelial splicing regulatory protein 2 isoform X4; the protein is MTPPPPQPPPPGPNPTTDCAADPRPGPGPLVVLFGATAGALGPDLGSDETDLILLVWQVVEPRSRQVGTLHKSLVRAEAAALSPQCREASGLSADSLARAEPLDKVLQQFSQLVSGDVALLGGGPYMLCTDGQQLLRQVLHPEASRKNLVLPDTFFSFYDLRREFHVQHPSACPARELTVATMAQDLGLETDATEDDFGVWEVKTMVAVILHLLEGSSGQLFSKAEVVKQKYETGPCKADVVDSETVVRARGLPWQSSDQDVARFFKGLNIARGGVALCLNAQGRRNGEALIRFVDSEQRDLALQRHKHHMGVRYIEVYKATGEEFVKIAGGTSLEVARFLSREDQVILRLRGLPFSAGPADVLGFLGPECPVTGGADGLLFVRHPDGRPTGDAFALFACEELAQAALRRHKGILGKRYIELFRSTAAEVQQVLNRYASSPLLPTLTTPLLPIPFPLAAGTGRDCVRLRGLPYTATIEDILSFLGEAAADIRPHGVHMVLNQQGRPSGDAFIQMTSAERALAAAQRCHKKVMKERYVEVVPCSTEEMSRVLMGGTLGRSGMSPPPCKLPCLSPPTYATFQATPTLIPAETAALYPSSALLPAARVPAAPTPVAYYPGPATQLYMNYTAYYPSVVPARSPGPYAGCPIYSWYEGSAQHLPGLSVSP
- the ESRP2 gene encoding epithelial splicing regulatory protein 2 isoform X1; amino-acid sequence: MTPPPPQPPPPGPNPTTDCAADPRPGPGPLVVLFGATAGALGPDLGSDETDLILLVWQVVEPRSRQVGTLHKSLVRAEAAALSPQCREASGLSADSLARAEPLDKVLQQFSQLVSGDVALLGGGPYMLCTDGQQLLRQVLHPEASRKNLVLPDTFFSFYDLRREFHVQHPSACPARELTVATMAQDLGLETDATEDDFGVWEVKTMVAVILHLLEGSSGQLFSKAEVVKQKYETGPCSKADVVDSETVVRARGLPWQSSDQDVARFFKGLNIARGGVALCLNAQGRRNGEALIRFVDSEQRDLALQRHKHHMGVRYIEVYKATGEEFVKIAGGTSLEVARFLSREDQVILRLRGLPFSAGPADVLGFLGPECPVTGGADGLLFVRHPDGRPTGDAFALFACEELAQAALRRHKGILGKRYIELFRSTAAEVQQVLNRYASSPLLPTLTTPLLPIPFPLAAGTGRDCVRLRGLPYTATIEDILSFLGEAAADIRPHGVHMVLNQQGRPSGDAFIQMTSAERALAAAQRCHKKVMKERYVEVVPCSTEEMSRVLMGGTLGRSGMSPPPCKLPCLSPPTYATFQATPTLIPAETAALYPSSALLPAARVPAAPTPVAYYPGPATQLYMNYTAYYPSPPVSPTTVGYLTTPPAALASASTSVLSQPGALVRMQGVPYTAGMKDLLSIFQAYQLAPDEYTSLMPVGDPPRTVLQAPKEWVCL
- the ESRP2 gene encoding epithelial splicing regulatory protein 2 isoform X2 — protein: MTPPPPQPPPPGPNPTTDCAADPRPGPGPLVVLFGATAGALGPDLGSDETDLILLVWQVVEPRSRQVGTLHKSLVRAEAAALSPQCREASGLSADSLARAEPLDKVLQQFSQLVSGDVALLGGGPYMLCTDGQQLLRQVLHPEASRKNLVLPDTFFSFYDLRREFHVQHPSACPARELTVATMAQDLGLETDATEDDFGVWEVKTMVAVILHLLEGSSGQLFSKAEVVKQKYETGPCKADVVDSETVVRARGLPWQSSDQDVARFFKGLNIARGGVALCLNAQGRRNGEALIRFVDSEQRDLALQRHKHHMGVRYIEVYKATGEEFVKIAGGTSLEVARFLSREDQVILRLRGLPFSAGPADVLGFLGPECPVTGGADGLLFVRHPDGRPTGDAFALFACEELAQAALRRHKGILGKRYIELFRSTAAEVQQVLNRYASSPLLPTLTTPLLPIPFPLAAGTGRDCVRLRGLPYTATIEDILSFLGEAAADIRPHGVHMVLNQQGRPSGDAFIQMTSAERALAAAQRCHKKVMKERYVEVVPCSTEEMSRVLMGGTLGRSGMSPPPCKLPCLSPPTYATFQATPTLIPAETAALYPSSALLPAARVPAAPTPVAYYPGPATQLYMNYTAYYPSPPVSPTTVGYLTTPPAALASASTSVLSQPGALVRMQGVPYTAGMKDLLSIFQAYQLAPDEYTSLMPVGDPPRTVLQAPKEWVCL